Below is a genomic region from Hippea sp. KM1.
CGTGGCCATCCTGACCCATCTTAACAATCAAGATCCTCGGCCTTCTGCCCTCTTGCTTTTCAAACTCCTCTATCTCCTTCTGGATTTCTTTAAACTCATCGTCATCCTCAAAGAGGCTTCCGTATGCACCGCTGACAAGCTTGATCTCGGGCTGGTATCTGCCAAATACCTTCTCCATTGCATAAGAAATCTCACCCAGGGTGGCCCTCAACCTTGCAGCCTCAACGGCAGCCTCCAATAGGTTTCCACCCTCTTCTGCAACCTTGGTTATTTTATCTAAAGCCTTCTGAACCTTATCGTTATCCCTGGTCTCCTTTATCTTTTTGATCCTTTCGATCTGTTTATTCCTGACGGCCGTATTGTCTATATCCAGCACCTCAACCGGCTCATCCTCCTCCTCTGGTATTACATACTTGTTCACACCCACTATCACATACTCGCCCTTGTCGATCATGGCCTGTCTTTTGGCTGCAGACTCCTCAATCCTCAACTTAGGCATGCCGGTTTCGATGGCCTTGGTCATGCCACCCATCTCTTCTATCTCGTTTATGATCTTTTCTGCCTCCCTAATCAGGGCGTGTGTCAGGGACTCTATAAAATAGGAGCCGGCCAGTGGATCAACAGTCCTGCAGACATTACTCTCCTCCTGTAATATCAGCTGCGTATTCCTTGCAATGCGTGCAGAAAACTCAGTCGGCAGGGCTATAGCCTCATCCAAAGCGTTTGTATGCAAGGACTGTGTGCCACCCAAAACAGCAGCTAAAGCCTCAATGGTTGTCCTTATGATGTTGTTGTAAGGCTGCTGAGCCGTTAAGCTCCAACCGGATGTCTGGCAGTGGGTTCTTAAGGCCATGGAGCGTGGATTTTTCGGGTTGAACTGACTCATAAGCTTTGCCCACAAGAACCTTGCAGCCCTGAGCTTTGCAACCTCTGTAAAGAAGTTCATGCCGATGCCAAAGAAGAACGACAACCTCGGGGCAAATGAGTCTATATCCAAACCCCGCGCCAAAGCGGTCTTCACATACTCAAGGCCATCGGCCAGTGTAAATGCAAGCTCCAAAACGGCGTTGGCGCCCGCCTCTTGAATGTGATAACCGCTGATACTGATTGAGTTGAACTTGGGCATGTATTTGCTTGTGTATTCGATAATATCAGCCACAATGCGCATGGACGGCTGAGGCGGATAGATGTATGTATTTCTAACCATAAACTCCTTCAGAATATCGTTCTGGATCGTGCCAGAGAGCTGCTCCTGTTTTACACCCTGCTCCTCTGCAGCAACGATATAAAACGCCATGACGGGAATTACAGCACCGTTCATCGTCATCGAAACAGAGACCTTATCCAGAGGAATGTCATCGAACAATATCTTCATATCCTCAACGGTATCTATGGCAACGCCAGCCTTACCCACATCACCCACAACGCGCGGATGATCCGAATCGTATCCCCTGTGCGTTGCAAGGTCGAAGGCCACGGACAATCCCTGCTGACCAAGAGCCAAAGCCTTTCTATAAAAAGCGTTGGACTCCTCAGCCGTTGAAAAACCCGCATACTGCCTGATCGTCCACGGTTTCACCGTGTACATTGTGGCCCTTGGACCCCTGATAAACGGTGGAAAACCGGGGAATGTATCTAAATATTCAAGCTTTTCTATATCCTCTGCTGTATAGAGCGGATAAACATCTATTCCTTCTGGTGAATGCCATACCAAATCACCTATATCCCGACCCTTTAATTCCTTTTTTGCCAATTCTTCCCACTGCTCCTTGGTAACCTTTTTAAACTCCATCGGGAACCTCCTTAACAATTATCTTATTATCATTACACATTTTAAAAAGAATTTAATCATATTGCAACAACAAATAAAGATTTAATTAGCGAATTCTTTTACATATCTCTTCAGACAATCTATAGGCCGCCATTGCATAGTTCTTTGTTCCGTTATATCTCTTCAATGCCCAGAAGTTCTTAAAGGCCAAGAAACACTTAACCCCCTGTTTATACGAAAACACAACAACCCTTCCACCCTTGAGCCTTTTACCCTTCATCTTGAGGCAGTAGCCTTTATCAGATGAGAGATACTCAACGACCCTTTCAGATCTCTTCCATCCGTGCTTAATCAGATAGTTGGCAATACTGGCAAAGGCGTCAGGTTCTTCGTCTAAATTCAGGCCGTTGC
It encodes:
- the scpA gene encoding methylmalonyl-CoA mutase, with translation MEFKKVTKEQWEELAKKELKGRDIGDLVWHSPEGIDVYPLYTAEDIEKLEYLDTFPGFPPFIRGPRATMYTVKPWTIRQYAGFSTAEESNAFYRKALALGQQGLSVAFDLATHRGYDSDHPRVVGDVGKAGVAIDTVEDMKILFDDIPLDKVSVSMTMNGAVIPVMAFYIVAAEEQGVKQEQLSGTIQNDILKEFMVRNTYIYPPQPSMRIVADIIEYTSKYMPKFNSISISGYHIQEAGANAVLELAFTLADGLEYVKTALARGLDIDSFAPRLSFFFGIGMNFFTEVAKLRAARFLWAKLMSQFNPKNPRSMALRTHCQTSGWSLTAQQPYNNIIRTTIEALAAVLGGTQSLHTNALDEAIALPTEFSARIARNTQLILQEESNVCRTVDPLAGSYFIESLTHALIREAEKIINEIEEMGGMTKAIETGMPKLRIEESAAKRQAMIDKGEYVIVGVNKYVIPEEEDEPVEVLDIDNTAVRNKQIERIKKIKETRDNDKVQKALDKITKVAEEGGNLLEAAVEAARLRATLGEISYAMEKVFGRYQPEIKLVSGAYGSLFEDDDEFKEIQKEIEEFEKQEGRRPRILIVKMGQDGHDRGAKVVATGYADMGFDVDVGPMFQTPEEAAKMAVENDVHAIGASSLAAGHNTLVPQLIEELKRLEADDDIVVTVGGVIPKKDYEFLYSKGVAAVFGPGTSLLKSAKELLKAIKEKRTPRRILEGK